The following proteins are encoded in a genomic region of Sesamum indicum cultivar Zhongzhi No. 13 linkage group LG8, S_indicum_v1.0, whole genome shotgun sequence:
- the LOC105167266 gene encoding DNA-damage-repair/toleration protein DRT111, chloroplastic: MLGGLYGDLPPPSSTADESSTTTSASNVWSSSAKMAPPTLRKPFPPPQTILRPQHAKSKPAQPLAVSKHTTITQSTVDENRNPNPGSSFQPALVGVTSSVVEEYDPARPNDYEEYRRERKRKQAEAEVRRELEERERREREKEERERMERDRDREKELSISGEEAWRRRAAMSGGGSVGPRSSSPPPTGNGGGDGFSIGKSEFGGLGVGAEGKMTAAQRMMAKMGWKEGQGLGKQEQGITTPLVAKKTDKRGGVIVNASESSKKVKSVNFNGQPTRVVLLRNMVGPGEVDDDLEGEVAEECTKFGTVTRVLIFEITEPNFPQDEAVRIFIQFERAEQATKALIELEGRFFGGRVVHASFYDEERFSNNELAPMPGEIPGFF; the protein is encoded by the exons ATGCTAGGTGGGTTGTACGGCGACCTTCCGCCACCGTCGTCCACCGCGGATGAAAGTTCCACCACCACATCCGCCTCCAATGTCTGGTCCAGCAGCGCCAAGATGGCGCCACCAACCCTCCGTAAACCTTTTCCCCCTCCGCAAACCATCCTCCGGCCCCAACATGCCAAGTCCAAACCCGCGCAGCCCCTTGCCGTTAGTAAACACACTACTATAACTCAGTCCACAGTAGACGAGAACAGAAACCCTAATCCGGGCTCCTCATTTCAGCCTGCCCTGGTTGGAGTGACCAGCTCTGTCGTTGAAGAATACGACCCCGCCCGCCCTAATGACTACGAGGAATACCGCCGGGAGCGGAAACGGAAACAAGCGGAGGCTGAGGTGAGGAGAGAATtggaggagagagagaggagagagagggaaaaggaagaaagggAGAGAATGGAGAGAGATCGAGATAGGGAGAAGGAATTGAGTATATCCGGAGAGGAAGCGTGGCGGAGGAGGGCGGCGATGAGCGGCGGTGGAAGTGTTGGGCCAAGATCGTCTTCTCCACCTCCAACTGGGAATGGTGGGGGGGACGGGTTCAGCATTGGGAAGTCAGAGTTCGGGGGGTTGGGAGTGGGAGCAGAAGGTAAAATGACAGCAGCGCAGAGGATGATGGCAAAGATGGGGTGGAAAGAAGGACAAGGTCTAGGGAAGCAGGAGCAAGGGATCACAACTCCGTTGGTGGCTAAAAAGACGGATAAGAGAGGCGGGGTCATAGTGAATGCTAGTGAGTCCAGCAAGAAGGTTAAGAGCGTCAACTTCAATGGACAGCCAACAAGAGTTGTGCTTCTCAGAAACATG GTTGGACCAGGTGAGGTGGATGATGATTTAGAAGGTGAGGTAGCTGAGGAATGTACTAAATTTGGTACAGTGACTCGCGTTCTCATATTTGAGATTACAGAACCAAACTTCCCACAAGATGAAGCTgttagaatttttattcagtttgAGAGAGCGGAGCAAGCAACTAAAGCCCTGATAGAACTTGAAGGGCGTTTTTTCGGAGGTAGGGTAGTTCATGCTTCTTTTTATGACGAGGAAAGGTTCAGCAACAATGAATTGGCTCCCATGCCAGGAGAAATTCCTGGATTCTTCTAA